A window of the Blastocatellia bacterium genome harbors these coding sequences:
- a CDS encoding citrate synthase: MTKETLSVTDNRTGKVYEIPISQGTIQAMDLRQIKTSERDFGLMTYDLGYTNTASCKSAITYIDGEAGILWYRGYPIEELAEKSTFLETAYLILYGELPTKSQLDEWTWNITHHTFVHENIKKFIDGFHYDAHPMGILVSTVAALSTFYPDSKDLFNAQSRRKQTYRLIAKMPTIAAFAYRHSLGMPYVYPDNDLSYTGNFLNMLFKTTELKYVPNPVLERALDILFILHADHEQNCSTSTMRMVGSSHADPYCCTAAATAALYGPRHGGANEQVLRMLEKIGTKENVPAFIESVKRGEGRLMGFGHRVYKNYDPRARIIKQIAYEVFEVTGKNPLIDLALELERIALEDEYFIKRKLYPNVDFYSGIIYQAMGFPLTMFPVLFAIPRTVGWIAQWEEMLLDQDQKIARPRQVYIGPGLRHHIPIEQRS, encoded by the coding sequence ATGACGAAAGAGACGCTGAGTGTGACCGACAATCGCACGGGGAAAGTCTATGAGATTCCCATCTCACAGGGCACCATTCAAGCAATGGACCTGCGCCAGATTAAGACGTCCGAACGAGACTTCGGATTGATGACGTACGACCTCGGTTACACCAATACGGCATCGTGCAAAAGCGCTATCACCTACATTGATGGTGAAGCAGGAATTCTCTGGTATCGCGGCTATCCGATCGAAGAGTTGGCCGAAAAAAGCACGTTTTTGGAGACAGCCTATCTGATTCTGTACGGTGAGCTGCCAACGAAATCACAACTGGATGAGTGGACCTGGAATATCACCCATCACACGTTTGTCCATGAGAACATCAAAAAATTCATTGATGGGTTCCATTACGACGCCCACCCAATGGGCATCCTGGTCAGCACCGTGGCGGCGCTTTCGACGTTTTATCCTGACTCCAAGGACCTGTTCAATGCCCAGTCCCGACGCAAACAAACCTATCGTTTGATCGCGAAGATGCCGACCATTGCAGCGTTTGCCTATCGCCATAGTCTGGGTATGCCGTATGTCTATCCGGACAACGACCTGTCATACACGGGCAATTTCCTAAACATGCTGTTCAAGACCACTGAACTCAAGTATGTCCCGAATCCGGTGCTGGAGCGAGCCCTCGATATTTTGTTCATCCTGCATGCAGACCACGAGCAGAACTGTAGCACCAGCACGATGCGCATGGTTGGCAGCTCACACGCCGACCCATATTGCTGCACAGCAGCGGCGACGGCTGCCTTGTATGGGCCTCGACACGGTGGCGCCAATGAGCAAGTGCTGCGCATGCTGGAAAAGATCGGCACCAAAGAGAACGTGCCGGCGTTCATCGAAAGCGTCAAACGAGGCGAAGGGCGATTGATGGGATTTGGCCATCGTGTCTACAAAAACTACGATCCACGGGCGCGCATCATCAAACAGATCGCCTATGAGGTCTTTGAGGTCACCGGTAAAAATCCGCTGATTGATCTGGCGTTGGAACTGGAACGCATCGCCCTGGAAGATGAGTACTTCATCAAACGAAAACTTTATCCGAACGTGGATTTTTATTCGGGGATCATCTATCAGGCGATGGGCTTTCCATTGACGATGTTCCCCGTCCTGTTTGCAATACCCAGAACTGTCGGATGGATTGCTCAATGGGAAGAGATGTTGCTGGATCAAGATCAAAAGATCGCGCGGCCGCGTCAAGTCTACATCGGCCCTGGCCTACGACATCACATCCCGATTGAGCAACGAAGCTGA